One region of Oncorhynchus keta strain PuntledgeMale-10-30-2019 chromosome 24, Oket_V2, whole genome shotgun sequence genomic DNA includes:
- the fshr gene encoding follicle-stimulating hormone receptor isoform X2 — protein MLESIGAFSFANLPRLTEITITKSKHLVIIHHQAFMGLPKLSHLTICNTGLRVLPNFSRIHSAALTFLLDLQDNVHIVIIPSNAFLGLTTNTIDELRLTKNGISEVESHAFNGTKIHKLSLMGNLQLSHMHNNSFKGAEGPGFLDISHTALSSLPESVLGEVEHLSAVSVFSLRALPPLSLFTKLRQANLTYPSHCCAFHKQQRNRTFRMTSACFKPGAQNNLHFFMDFCLNWTSVACSPAPDAFNPCEDIMGSAPLRVLIWIISVLALLGNTIVLLVLLGSRAKMTVPRFLMCHLSFADLCMGVYLVVIATVDVRTRGLYYNHAISWQTGAGCDIAGFFTVFASELSMFTLTAITLERCHTITHALRLDRKLRLRHACAVMATGWAFSCLAALLPTVGVSSYSKVSICLPMDVESLPSQVFVMFLLLLNVVAFLCVCVCYLSIYLSVRNSSSPPASAETRMAQRMAILIFTDFLCMAPISFFALSAALKLPLITVSDSKLLLVLFYPINSCANPFLYGLCTRTFRRDFFLLAARYGLFTTKAQVYRTESFSVQQAAWIQMSPKASHGTLC, from the exons ATGTTAGAGAGCATCGGGGCTTTTTCATTTGCGAACCTCCCCAGACTAACTGAGAT AACCATCACCAAGTCAAAACACCTGGTCATCATCCATCATCAGGCTTTTATGGGACTTCCGAAACTCAGTCACCT GACGATCTGCAACACTGGACTGAGGGTTCTACCTAACTTCTCCCGGATCCACTCCGCCGCCCTGACGTTTCTGCT ggACCTGCAGGACAATGTACACATAGTGATCATCCCCAGCAACGCTTTCCTCGGCCTCACCACTAATACCATCGATGAACT ACGACTGACCAAGAACGGCATCAGTGAGGTGGAGAGTCACGCCTTTAACGGAACCAAGATACACAAACT GTCTCTCATGGGCAACCTGCAACTTTCTCATATGCATAATAATTCCTTCAAAGGAGCAGAGGGGCCGGGGTTCCT AGACATCTCTCATACAGCGCTGAGTTCCCTGCCAGAGTCAGTGCTGGGTGAAGTTGAGCATCTGTCCGCTGTCTCGGTGTTCTCACTCAGAGCGCTGCCTCCCCTGTCCCTATTCACAAAGCTACGACAGGCGAACCTCACCTACCCATCTCACTGCTGCGCCTTCCATAAACAACAGAGGAACAG GACCTTCCGGATGACCTCTGCGTGCTTTAAACCCGGGGCTCAGAACAacctccacttcttcatggacTTCTGTTTAAATTGGACGTCTGTGGCCTGTAGTCCCGCCCCCGATGCCTTCAACCCCTGTGAAGACATCATGGGCTCCGCCCCTCTACGTGTCCTCATCTGGATCATCTCTGTGCTCGCACTGTTAGGCAACACCATCGTGCTGCTTGTGTTGCTAG GCAGCCGAGCGAAGATGACGGTGCCACGCTTCCTGATGTGCCACCTGTCCTTTGCCGACTTGTGTATGGGCGTATACCTGGTGGTCATAGCAACAGTGGACGTGCGTACGAGAGGTCTGTACTACAACCACGCTATCAGCTGGCAGACCGGGGCGGGCTGTGACATCGCCGGGTTCTTCACT GTGTTTGCCAGTGAGCTGTCTATGTTTACTCTGACGGCCATCACCCTGGAGCGCTGCCACACCATCACCCACGCCCTCAGACTGGACCGCAAGCTCCGCCTCCGACACGCCTGTGCTGTCATGGCTACAGGCTGGGCCTTCTCCTGTCTGGCGGCTCTGCTACCCACTGTAGGCGTAAGCAGCTACAGCAAG gtgaGTATCTGCCTGCCCATGGATGTAGAGTCGCTGCCGTCTCAGGTGTTTGTCATGTTCCTCCTGCTGCTGAACGTGGTGGCCttcctgtgcgtgtgtgtgtgctatctGAGCATCTACCTGTCCGTCCGTAACTCCTCCTCCCCCCCAGCCAGTGCTGAAACCCGCATGGCTCAGCGGATGGCCATCCTCATCTTCACGGACTTCCTGTGCATGGCGCCTATTTCCTTCTTCGCCCTCTCTGCCGCGCTCAAACTACCCCTCATCACCGTCTCCGACTCCAAGTTGCTATTGGTCCTCTTCTACCCAATAAACTCATGCGCCAACCCCTTCCTGTACGGATTATGCACCCGGACATTCCGCCGGGACTTCTTCCTGCTGGCAGCGCGATATGGCCTGTTCACGACCAAAGCCCAGGTCTACAGGACAGAGAGTTTCTCCGTCCAGCAGGCTGCATGGATCCAAATGTCGCCCAAAGCCTCCCACGGTACGCTGTGTTAA
- the fshr gene encoding follicle-stimulating hormone receptor isoform X1, producing the protein MMKIMKMLLCVLGCVCVSQAEVAMVNSGTTFTYLCMGNTITHMPTHIPKNTTDLEFKQTHIRVFPREAFTNLQQLTAIVLTENGMLESIGAFSFANLPRLTEITITKSKHLVIIHHQAFMGLPKLSHLTICNTGLRVLPNFSRIHSAALTFLLDLQDNVHIVIIPSNAFLGLTTNTIDELRLTKNGISEVESHAFNGTKIHKLSLMGNLQLSHMHNNSFKGAEGPGFLDISHTALSSLPESVLGEVEHLSAVSVFSLRALPPLSLFTKLRQANLTYPSHCCAFHKQQRNRTFRMTSACFKPGAQNNLHFFMDFCLNWTSVACSPAPDAFNPCEDIMGSAPLRVLIWIISVLALLGNTIVLLVLLGSRAKMTVPRFLMCHLSFADLCMGVYLVVIATVDVRTRGLYYNHAISWQTGAGCDIAGFFTVFASELSMFTLTAITLERCHTITHALRLDRKLRLRHACAVMATGWAFSCLAALLPTVGVSSYSKVSICLPMDVESLPSQVFVMFLLLLNVVAFLCVCVCYLSIYLSVRNSSSPPASAETRMAQRMAILIFTDFLCMAPISFFALSAALKLPLITVSDSKLLLVLFYPINSCANPFLYGLCTRTFRRDFFLLAARYGLFTTKAQVYRTESFSVQQAAWIQMSPKASHGTLC; encoded by the exons GGAGTTCAAACAGACGCACATCAGAGTGTTTCCCCGAGAAGCCTTCACCAACCTACAGCAGCTCACTGCcat tgtgctGACAGAGAATGGTATGTTAGAGAGCATCGGGGCTTTTTCATTTGCGAACCTCCCCAGACTAACTGAGAT AACCATCACCAAGTCAAAACACCTGGTCATCATCCATCATCAGGCTTTTATGGGACTTCCGAAACTCAGTCACCT GACGATCTGCAACACTGGACTGAGGGTTCTACCTAACTTCTCCCGGATCCACTCCGCCGCCCTGACGTTTCTGCT ggACCTGCAGGACAATGTACACATAGTGATCATCCCCAGCAACGCTTTCCTCGGCCTCACCACTAATACCATCGATGAACT ACGACTGACCAAGAACGGCATCAGTGAGGTGGAGAGTCACGCCTTTAACGGAACCAAGATACACAAACT GTCTCTCATGGGCAACCTGCAACTTTCTCATATGCATAATAATTCCTTCAAAGGAGCAGAGGGGCCGGGGTTCCT AGACATCTCTCATACAGCGCTGAGTTCCCTGCCAGAGTCAGTGCTGGGTGAAGTTGAGCATCTGTCCGCTGTCTCGGTGTTCTCACTCAGAGCGCTGCCTCCCCTGTCCCTATTCACAAAGCTACGACAGGCGAACCTCACCTACCCATCTCACTGCTGCGCCTTCCATAAACAACAGAGGAACAG GACCTTCCGGATGACCTCTGCGTGCTTTAAACCCGGGGCTCAGAACAacctccacttcttcatggacTTCTGTTTAAATTGGACGTCTGTGGCCTGTAGTCCCGCCCCCGATGCCTTCAACCCCTGTGAAGACATCATGGGCTCCGCCCCTCTACGTGTCCTCATCTGGATCATCTCTGTGCTCGCACTGTTAGGCAACACCATCGTGCTGCTTGTGTTGCTAG GCAGCCGAGCGAAGATGACGGTGCCACGCTTCCTGATGTGCCACCTGTCCTTTGCCGACTTGTGTATGGGCGTATACCTGGTGGTCATAGCAACAGTGGACGTGCGTACGAGAGGTCTGTACTACAACCACGCTATCAGCTGGCAGACCGGGGCGGGCTGTGACATCGCCGGGTTCTTCACT GTGTTTGCCAGTGAGCTGTCTATGTTTACTCTGACGGCCATCACCCTGGAGCGCTGCCACACCATCACCCACGCCCTCAGACTGGACCGCAAGCTCCGCCTCCGACACGCCTGTGCTGTCATGGCTACAGGCTGGGCCTTCTCCTGTCTGGCGGCTCTGCTACCCACTGTAGGCGTAAGCAGCTACAGCAAG gtgaGTATCTGCCTGCCCATGGATGTAGAGTCGCTGCCGTCTCAGGTGTTTGTCATGTTCCTCCTGCTGCTGAACGTGGTGGCCttcctgtgcgtgtgtgtgtgctatctGAGCATCTACCTGTCCGTCCGTAACTCCTCCTCCCCCCCAGCCAGTGCTGAAACCCGCATGGCTCAGCGGATGGCCATCCTCATCTTCACGGACTTCCTGTGCATGGCGCCTATTTCCTTCTTCGCCCTCTCTGCCGCGCTCAAACTACCCCTCATCACCGTCTCCGACTCCAAGTTGCTATTGGTCCTCTTCTACCCAATAAACTCATGCGCCAACCCCTTCCTGTACGGATTATGCACCCGGACATTCCGCCGGGACTTCTTCCTGCTGGCAGCGCGATATGGCCTGTTCACGACCAAAGCCCAGGTCTACAGGACAGAGAGTTTCTCCGTCCAGCAGGCTGCATGGATCCAAATGTCGCCCAAAGCCTCCCACGGTACGCTGTGTTAA